The Methylomonas koyamae genome has a segment encoding these proteins:
- a CDS encoding methanol/ethanol family PQQ-dependent dehydrogenase, producing MKKPVYNWLLASAVATILAAPTVSTANEDVEKLTQNPANWATWGGDYAGTRYSKLSQINTQNVKNLQPAWSFSTGVLRGHEGGPLVVNGVMFIHTPFPNTVYAIDQTTKAVIWEFTPTMDADVTIPVMCCDTVNRGLAYGDGKIFLQQSDTVLTALDAKTGKRVWSVQNGDPKLGMTNTNAPIVVKDKVITGISGGEFGVRGFLAAYDIKTGQLAWKGYSMGPDKDTLIKPGKSTTWQDGKVTPLGADSGLATWKGDQWKIGGGTTWGWYSYDPKLNLVYYGSGNPSTWNPVQRPGDNKWSMSLWARDADTGEVKWVYQMTPHDEWDYDGINETVLVDQEVKGKMHKTIVHFDRNGVGYTLDRETGELLVAEKFDKSVNWLTHVDMKTGRPQVVPEFSTEHNGEDVNTVGTCPAALGAKNMAPVSYSPQTGLFYISGNHLCMEYEPFEVSYTAGQPYVGATLSMMPAGADVLTGKKDDSTNLGQFTAFDAKTGKIVWSNKEQFSVWSGSVATAGGVVFYGTLEGYLKAVDAKTGKELYKFKTPSGIIGNVNTWEFNGKQYVGVLSGIGGWAGIGIAAGLDDGSSSTNSEGLGAVGAYRSLGSYTKLGGTLTVFALPN from the coding sequence ATGAAGAAGCCTGTATACAACTGGCTGCTTGCTTCGGCTGTAGCGACGATTCTTGCTGCACCAACCGTATCTACCGCGAACGAAGACGTTGAGAAATTAACTCAAAACCCCGCCAACTGGGCAACTTGGGGTGGCGACTACGCTGGTACCCGTTACAGCAAATTGTCACAAATCAACACTCAGAACGTTAAAAACCTGCAACCTGCCTGGTCTTTCTCAACCGGTGTATTGCGCGGTCACGAAGGCGGTCCTCTGGTTGTTAACGGCGTAATGTTTATTCACACTCCGTTCCCAAACACTGTTTACGCTATCGACCAAACCACCAAAGCGGTGATCTGGGAATTCACCCCGACCATGGACGCCGACGTAACCATTCCGGTTATGTGCTGCGACACGGTTAACCGCGGCTTGGCTTACGGCGACGGCAAAATCTTCCTGCAACAATCGGACACCGTTCTGACCGCACTGGATGCCAAAACCGGCAAACGCGTATGGAGCGTGCAAAACGGCGACCCGAAACTGGGTATGACCAACACCAACGCACCTATCGTGGTTAAAGATAAAGTCATCACCGGTATTTCCGGCGGCGAATTCGGCGTTCGCGGCTTCCTGGCTGCCTACGACATCAAAACCGGCCAATTGGCATGGAAAGGTTACAGCATGGGTCCGGACAAGGACACTCTGATCAAACCGGGCAAATCCACCACTTGGCAAGATGGCAAAGTCACCCCGCTGGGAGCTGATTCCGGCTTGGCGACCTGGAAAGGCGACCAATGGAAAATCGGCGGCGGCACCACTTGGGGCTGGTACTCTTACGATCCTAAATTGAATCTGGTCTATTACGGTTCAGGCAACCCATCCACCTGGAACCCTGTACAACGTCCGGGCGACAACAAATGGTCCATGTCTTTGTGGGCGCGTGACGCCGACACCGGTGAAGTCAAATGGGTTTACCAAATGACGCCACACGACGAGTGGGACTACGACGGTATCAACGAAACCGTTTTGGTTGATCAAGAAGTCAAAGGCAAAATGCATAAAACCATCGTGCACTTTGACCGTAACGGTGTAGGTTACACTCTGGATCGCGAAACCGGCGAACTGTTGGTGGCTGAGAAATTCGATAAATCCGTCAACTGGCTGACCCACGTCGACATGAAAACCGGTCGCCCACAAGTCGTGCCTGAGTTCTCAACTGAGCACAACGGCGAAGACGTTAACACCGTAGGTACTTGCCCTGCGGCGTTGGGTGCCAAAAACATGGCTCCTGTGTCTTACTCTCCACAAACAGGCTTGTTCTATATCTCCGGCAACCACTTGTGCATGGAGTACGAACCGTTTGAAGTTAGCTACACTGCGGGTCAACCGTACGTAGGCGCTACCCTGTCAATGATGCCAGCAGGCGCTGACGTACTGACCGGCAAAAAAGACGATAGCACCAACTTGGGTCAATTCACCGCATTTGACGCAAAAACCGGCAAAATCGTTTGGTCAAACAAAGAACAATTCTCTGTTTGGTCAGGTTCTGTTGCTACCGCCGGCGGCGTCGTATTCTACGGCACGCTGGAAGGCTACCTGAAAGCGGTTGATGCCAAAACCGGTAAAGAATTGTACAAATTCAAAACCCCATCCGGCATCATCGGCAACGTCAACACCTGGGAATTCAACGGCAAACAATACGTCGGCGTTCTGTCAGGTATCGGCGGCTGGGCCGGTATCGGTATCGCTGCCGGCCTGGACGACGGCTCGTCCTCAACCAACTCGGAAGGTCTGGGTGCGGTTGGTGCGTACAGAAGCTTGGGTTCTTATACCAAATTGGGTGGTACACTGACCGTGTTCGCTCTGCCTAACTAA
- a CDS encoding glycoside hydrolase family 57 protein, whose amino-acid sequence MSAKKLKLVLCWHMHQPEYRDMQSGEFKLPWTYLHVIKDYVDMVAHLEAAPAAKAVVNFAPILLEQIEDYSNQVNGYLHDRIAIKDPLLAALVEPAISADPERRLKLLRDCKKANRERQIERYPAFRKLIDMADWVQAHQDSVNYVNSQFVSDILVWYHLVWMGETVKLSDGRVQRLIEKGSGFSLHDRIEIVEIIGDLLSRVIYRYKSLARKGRIELSVTPYAHPIMPLMLQIDCAREAIPGISLPALEHYPGGEERVRWHLQKGVATFRHFFGFEPQGCWPSEGSVSERTLQILAEAGFRWAASGGNVLHNSLHASGIAGNCSPHQPFKVHSADIACFFRDDGLSDLIGFEYSKWHADDAVADLIKHLENIADFDSREPLVSIIMDGENAWEYFPDNGYHFLSALYRRLSEHPRIELTTFAEYLDNAEARMDALPKLVAGSWVYGTFSTWIGDADKNYGWDMLGDVKAAFDRAVANGKLNEQQLLQAQSQLGVCEGSDWFWWFGDYNPGEAVSDFEKQYRLNLTNLYRLLGEEPPAYLALSFTQGSGNPAMGGAMRRGNQI is encoded by the coding sequence ATGTCCGCTAAAAAATTGAAGCTGGTGCTGTGTTGGCACATGCACCAGCCCGAATACCGCGATATGCAGAGCGGCGAGTTCAAGTTGCCTTGGACTTATCTGCATGTGATCAAAGATTACGTGGATATGGTCGCCCATCTGGAGGCCGCGCCGGCCGCGAAGGCGGTCGTCAATTTCGCCCCTATCCTGCTGGAGCAGATCGAAGATTATTCCAACCAGGTCAACGGCTATTTGCATGATCGGATCGCGATCAAGGATCCGTTACTGGCGGCCTTGGTCGAGCCGGCTATCTCGGCCGATCCGGAGCGGCGGTTGAAATTATTGCGCGATTGCAAAAAAGCCAACCGCGAACGCCAGATCGAACGCTACCCCGCGTTTCGCAAGCTGATCGATATGGCGGATTGGGTCCAGGCGCATCAGGATTCGGTCAACTACGTCAATTCCCAATTCGTTTCCGATATTCTAGTCTGGTACCATCTGGTTTGGATGGGGGAAACCGTCAAGCTCAGCGACGGCCGGGTGCAGCGCCTGATCGAGAAAGGCAGCGGATTCAGTCTGCACGACCGGATCGAAATCGTCGAAATCATTGGCGACTTGTTATCCCGCGTCATCTACCGTTACAAATCGCTGGCCAGAAAAGGCCGCATCGAATTGTCTGTCACTCCTTACGCCCATCCGATCATGCCGCTGATGCTGCAAATCGATTGCGCCCGCGAGGCCATACCCGGCATCTCATTACCCGCGCTGGAGCACTACCCCGGCGGCGAGGAGCGGGTGCGTTGGCATTTGCAGAAGGGCGTGGCCACGTTTCGTCATTTCTTCGGCTTCGAGCCGCAAGGTTGCTGGCCGTCTGAGGGCAGTGTCAGCGAGCGGACGTTGCAGATTCTGGCCGAAGCCGGTTTTCGTTGGGCCGCCAGCGGCGGAAACGTCTTGCACAACAGTTTGCATGCCTCGGGCATCGCCGGAAATTGCAGTCCGCACCAACCGTTCAAAGTGCATTCTGCAGATATCGCCTGTTTTTTTCGGGACGACGGTTTGTCCGATTTGATCGGTTTCGAGTATTCCAAGTGGCATGCCGACGACGCGGTGGCCGATTTGATCAAACATCTGGAAAATATCGCCGATTTCGACAGCCGGGAGCCTTTGGTGTCGATCATTATGGACGGCGAAAATGCTTGGGAATATTTTCCGGATAACGGCTATCATTTTCTTAGCGCTTTGTACCGCCGGCTGAGCGAACATCCACGTATCGAGCTGACCACCTTTGCCGAGTATTTGGATAACGCCGAAGCCCGGATGGATGCGCTGCCGAAGTTGGTGGCCGGAAGCTGGGTCTACGGTACTTTCTCGACCTGGATCGGCGATGCCGATAAGAATTACGGCTGGGATATGTTGGGCGACGTCAAGGCGGCGTTCGACCGGGCCGTCGCTAACGGCAAGCTCAACGAGCAGCAACTGCTGCAGGCGCAAAGCCAATTAGGGGTGTGCGAAGGTTCGGACTGGTTTTGGTGGTTTGGCGACTACAATCCCGGTGAAGCGGTCAGCGACTTCGAAAAGCAGTACCGGCTCAATCTGACCAACCTTTACCGGTTGTTGGGAGAAGAGCCGCCGGCTTACCTGGCCTTGTCGTTCACGCAAGGCAGCGGTAATCCAGCAATGGGCGGCGCAATGCGCCGCGGTAATCAAATATAA
- a CDS encoding phosphoglycerate kinase → MSIKRMVDLDLAGKRVLIRQDLNVPVKDGKVTSDLRIQASVPTVEAALAGGAAVILMSHLGRPTEGEYDEASSLQPVAERFSQLLGQPVRLVKDWLDGVDVKRGEVVLCENVRFNKGEKKNSAELGQKMAALCDIFVMDAFGTAHRAEASTHAVAEHAAVACAGPLLAAELDALGKALETPARPLVAIVGGSKVSTKLTVLESLSTKVDQLIVGGGIANTFIAAAGYNVGKSLYEADLIPEAKRLIASAKERGADIPVPVDVVCAKEFSESAAATVKNVADVEADDLILDIGPETAKQYAEILKTAGTIVWNGPVGVFEIDQFGEGTKSLSLAIAESPAFSIAGGGDTLAAIDKYGIADKVSYTSTGGGAFLEFLEGKELPAVAVLKARS, encoded by the coding sequence ATGTCTATCAAACGAATGGTCGATCTGGATCTGGCGGGCAAACGCGTCCTGATCCGCCAGGATTTAAACGTACCGGTCAAAGACGGTAAAGTCACCAGCGACTTGCGCATCCAGGCCAGCGTTCCGACCGTCGAAGCGGCTTTGGCCGGCGGCGCCGCGGTGATTTTGATGTCGCACCTGGGCCGTCCGACCGAAGGCGAATACGACGAAGCCTCCAGCTTGCAACCCGTTGCCGAACGTTTTTCCCAATTGCTGGGCCAACCGGTGCGTCTGGTCAAAGATTGGCTGGACGGCGTCGACGTCAAGCGCGGCGAAGTCGTGCTGTGCGAGAACGTGCGCTTCAATAAAGGCGAAAAGAAAAACAGCGCCGAGCTCGGCCAAAAAATGGCCGCGCTGTGCGACATCTTCGTGATGGACGCCTTCGGCACCGCTCACCGCGCCGAAGCCTCAACCCATGCCGTTGCCGAGCATGCTGCCGTCGCTTGCGCCGGCCCGCTGTTGGCGGCCGAACTGGATGCACTGGGCAAAGCCCTGGAAACGCCGGCCCGCCCGTTGGTCGCGATCGTCGGCGGTTCCAAGGTTTCGACCAAATTGACCGTGCTGGAATCCTTGTCGACCAAAGTCGACCAACTGATCGTCGGCGGCGGCATCGCCAACACCTTCATTGCGGCCGCCGGTTACAACGTCGGCAAATCGCTATATGAAGCGGATTTAATTCCGGAAGCCAAACGTTTGATCGCTTCCGCGAAAGAACGCGGCGCCGACATCCCGGTGCCGGTCGATGTGGTCTGTGCCAAAGAATTCTCCGAAAGCGCTGCGGCTACCGTGAAAAACGTCGCCGACGTCGAAGCCGACGACTTGATCCTGGACATCGGACCGGAAACCGCCAAACAATACGCGGAAATCCTGAAAACCGCCGGCACCATCGTCTGGAACGGCCCGGTCGGCGTGTTCGAAATCGACCAGTTCGGCGAAGGCACCAAATCCCTGTCGCTGGCGATTGCGGAAAGCCCGGCGTTCTCGATTGCCGGCGGCGGCGACACGCTGGCGGCTATCGACAAATACGGCATCGCCGATAAAGTGTCTTACACCTCTACCGGCGGCGGCGCCTTCCTGGAATTCCTGGAAGGCAAGGAACTGCCCGCAGTTGCGGTATTGAAAGCGCGCAGCTAA
- the hslO gene encoding Hsp33 family molecular chaperone HslO, which translates to MKQQDCLRRFIFEEHGVRGEWVRLRTSLAAAKQHQRIVDDAVDAQMGQALAAAVLLAATIKFKGAMIMQIQGGGELKAVVAQASSDRKIRGLVRSADSVGGTNLREMIGEGGRLVLTVESENAEPYQGIVGVEADTLAEVLEVYFKQSEQLNTRLWLFADRDTAAGLLLQELPGEQKDPADWERLEMLAATVTAEEMFALDCEELLYRLFHQEKVRIFEAEIVEFKCNCSRQKIAGTLAALGRSELHAILQERDDIEVDCQFCGAQYRFDKIDVENLLANPAAETETNPPTRH; encoded by the coding sequence ATGAAACAACAAGATTGCTTACGCCGCTTTATCTTTGAGGAGCATGGCGTGCGCGGCGAATGGGTTAGACTGCGGACCAGCCTGGCCGCAGCCAAACAGCACCAGCGGATAGTGGACGATGCGGTCGACGCGCAAATGGGCCAGGCGTTGGCGGCCGCGGTATTGCTGGCGGCGACTATTAAATTCAAAGGTGCAATGATTATGCAAATCCAGGGCGGCGGCGAGCTTAAGGCTGTGGTTGCCCAAGCCAGCAGCGACCGCAAAATACGCGGCCTGGTACGGAGCGCGGACAGCGTCGGCGGCACCAATCTGCGCGAAATGATCGGAGAAGGCGGCCGCTTGGTGCTGACCGTCGAATCCGAAAACGCCGAACCTTACCAAGGCATCGTCGGTGTCGAAGCCGATACGCTGGCCGAAGTGTTGGAAGTGTACTTCAAGCAATCGGAACAACTGAACACCCGTTTGTGGTTGTTCGCCGACCGCGACACCGCAGCCGGGCTGTTGCTTCAGGAATTGCCGGGCGAGCAAAAAGACCCGGCCGACTGGGAACGCCTGGAAATGTTGGCGGCTACCGTTACTGCCGAGGAAATGTTCGCGTTGGATTGCGAAGAACTGCTGTACCGCCTGTTTCATCAAGAAAAGGTCAGAATTTTCGAGGCGGAGATCGTGGAATTCAAATGCAATTGCTCGCGGCAAAAAATCGCCGGCACTTTAGCCGCCTTGGGACGGTCCGAATTGCACGCGATTTTGCAGGAGCGCGACGACATCGAAGTCGATTGCCAGTTCTGCGGCGCCCAGTACCGTTTTGATAAAATCGACGTAGAAAATTTGCTGGCCAATCCGGCGGCAGAAACCGAGACTAACCCGCCGACCCGGCATTGA
- the glgC gene encoding glucose-1-phosphate adenylyltransferase, whose translation MSVVDTHQQERRVNDLTRNTIALILAGGRGSRLKNMTDWRAKPAVPFGGKFRIIDFPLSNCINSDIRKIGILTQYKADSLIRHIQQGWGFLRGEFGEYVDLMPAQQRHDEHSWYQGTADAIYQNIDILRARNPEFVLVLAGDHIYKMDYSVMLADHVANKADLTIGCIEVSLEDAKAFGVMHVDDNRRVKAFVEKPENPPVMPGRENTALASMGIYIFNAGFLFEQLIKDADTKGSSRDFGKDIIPSVIDKYRVNAYPFLDLQSGQQSYWRDVGTIDAYWTANMELVGVKPDLNLYDNTWPIWTYQAQTPPAKFVFDDDDRRGQAIDSMVSGGCVISGAIVRHSLLFSQVRVNSYSTVQDSVVLPEVNIGRHCRIKKAIIEKGCQVPEGTVIGENRADDERRFHVSEGGVVLVTSDMLGQRRNYVR comes from the coding sequence ATGTCAGTCGTCGATACACATCAGCAGGAGAGACGGGTAAACGATTTAACCCGCAATACCATCGCTTTAATTCTGGCTGGCGGCCGCGGCTCGCGGTTGAAGAATATGACGGACTGGCGGGCAAAGCCTGCGGTACCCTTTGGCGGCAAGTTTCGGATTATCGACTTTCCTCTGTCGAACTGCATCAACTCGGATATCCGCAAGATCGGCATCCTGACCCAATACAAAGCCGATTCTTTGATTCGGCACATCCAGCAAGGCTGGGGCTTTCTGCGCGGCGAATTCGGCGAATACGTGGATTTGATGCCGGCGCAGCAACGCCACGACGAACACTCCTGGTATCAGGGCACAGCCGATGCGATCTACCAAAACATCGACATCCTGCGGGCGCGCAATCCTGAATTCGTGCTGGTGTTGGCCGGCGACCACATCTACAAAATGGATTACTCGGTGATGCTGGCCGACCATGTCGCCAACAAGGCCGACCTGACTATAGGCTGTATCGAAGTGTCGCTGGAAGATGCCAAGGCCTTCGGCGTGATGCATGTCGACGACAATCGCCGGGTCAAGGCTTTCGTCGAAAAGCCGGAGAACCCGCCGGTGATGCCGGGCCGGGAAAACACCGCGCTGGCGTCCATGGGTATTTACATTTTTAACGCCGGCTTCCTGTTCGAACAACTGATCAAAGACGCCGACACCAAAGGTTCCAGTCGCGATTTCGGCAAAGACATCATTCCGTCGGTGATCGACAAATACCGGGTCAACGCCTATCCGTTTTTGGATTTGCAAAGCGGCCAACAAAGCTACTGGCGCGACGTAGGCACGATCGACGCCTACTGGACCGCTAATATGGAATTGGTTGGCGTCAAACCGGACCTGAATCTGTACGACAACACCTGGCCGATCTGGACCTACCAGGCGCAGACGCCGCCGGCCAAATTCGTGTTCGACGACGACGACCGCCGCGGCCAGGCCATCGACTCGATGGTATCCGGCGGCTGCGTGATATCCGGCGCGATCGTGCGCCACTCGCTGTTATTCTCGCAAGTGCGGGTCAATTCCTACAGTACCGTGCAGGATTCGGTGGTGCTGCCGGAAGTGAATATCGGCCGCCATTGCCGGATCAAGAAAGCGATCATCGAAAAAGGCTGCCAGGTGCCGGAAGGCACCGTGATCGGCGAGAACCGGGCCGACGACGAAAGACGCTTCCACGTCAGCGAGGGCGGAGTCGTATTGGTGACCTCCGATATGTTGGGCCAACGCCGGAATTATGTCCGCTAA
- a CDS encoding quinoprotein dehydrogenase-associated putative ABC transporter substrate-binding protein produces MKANSTLATWALYLALVAPMANSQAQDKFKVCADPVNPPYSTKELTGYENKIAALFADQLGQELEYTWLPDRIGFIRNTLKAENDNGEGFKCDVVMGVPAGFELTETTKPYLHSTYVLLIAKGRGWDDIKEPNQLAQLPEQRQQKLKIAMFDRGPGTDWLQQNGLLDYGVPYQSMTGDSEHNVAMQIEKELRAGKIDMVILWGPMAAYVQNQSAKNGYIAMPMQSSAGTRFDFSIAMGIRQGDNQRKQQLNDLIDKNQAKIQAIIADYKIPSLPIPEKPAKKDDDD; encoded by the coding sequence ATGAAAGCCAATTCGACCCTCGCTACCTGGGCCTTATATCTCGCCTTGGTCGCCCCCATGGCCAACAGCCAAGCCCAGGATAAGTTCAAAGTCTGTGCGGACCCGGTAAATCCGCCCTATTCCACCAAGGAGCTCACCGGCTACGAGAATAAAATCGCCGCACTGTTTGCCGACCAATTGGGCCAGGAACTGGAATATACCTGGTTGCCGGACCGCATCGGCTTCATCCGCAATACTTTGAAAGCGGAAAACGACAATGGCGAAGGCTTCAAGTGCGACGTGGTGATGGGCGTACCGGCCGGCTTCGAATTGACCGAAACCACCAAACCCTATCTGCATTCGACCTACGTCTTATTGATTGCAAAAGGCCGCGGCTGGGACGATATCAAAGAGCCTAACCAACTAGCGCAATTGCCTGAGCAACGGCAGCAGAAACTGAAAATCGCCATGTTCGACCGCGGCCCCGGTACCGACTGGCTGCAACAGAACGGGCTATTGGATTACGGCGTCCCTTACCAAAGCATGACCGGCGACAGCGAGCATAATGTCGCGATGCAGATCGAGAAAGAACTGCGCGCAGGGAAAATCGACATGGTGATTTTATGGGGCCCGATGGCGGCTTACGTACAAAACCAGAGCGCCAAGAACGGCTATATTGCAATGCCGATGCAATCCTCAGCGGGAACCCGCTTCGATTTCTCGATTGCGATGGGAATCCGCCAAGGCGACAATCAGCGCAAGCAACAGCTTAACGACTTGATCGACAAGAATCAGGCAAAAATCCAGGCGATCATTGCCGACTACAAAATTCCGTCGCTACCTATTCCGGAAAAACCGGCGAAGAAAGACGACGACGATTGA
- the malQ gene encoding 4-alpha-glucanotransferase produces MGALLDKRRAGVLLHITSLPGRGECGDLGREAFHFVNFLHDTGVTVWQTLPLGMPHGDGSPYQCLSAHAGNPALINLEWLTEKGWLQATDRCGDCHTNAEFTKSCLVTKAFYGFQNLADAEQQLDFQRFCREKAGWLDDFALFIALRNVFGHKCWNEWPEALRQREPKALSESRQLLKAVIDSIKFEQYVFFKQWHELKDYAARHGVLMFGDIPIFVSYDSADVWANRDVFKLNAAGEMEVVAGVPPDYFSEFGQRWGNPHYDWEYLRKTGFKWWLERIESQYEMFDVLRIDHFRGLEAAWEIPANEDTAINGRWVVAPGAELLAEIQRHFGSLSLVAEDLGIITAEVEALRDDFSLPGMKILQFAFGDDSRNPYLPCNYHKNCVVYTGTHDNDTTLGWFDGLNDGEKQRIYDYLGWSSLPMPSALIHAAMGSVANLAVIPMQDILKLGSPDRMNTPGTTEGNWRWRFDWSQLSDDKAGHFAHLVRLFGR; encoded by the coding sequence ATGGGTGCTCTCTTGGATAAACGCCGCGCGGGCGTTTTGCTACACATTACATCCTTGCCGGGGCGCGGAGAGTGTGGCGATTTGGGAAGGGAAGCGTTTCATTTTGTCAATTTCTTGCACGACACCGGGGTGACGGTTTGGCAGACCTTGCCGCTCGGCATGCCGCACGGCGACGGCTCGCCTTACCAGTGTTTGTCGGCCCATGCCGGCAATCCGGCATTGATCAATCTGGAATGGCTGACTGAGAAGGGGTGGCTGCAGGCTACCGACCGTTGCGGCGATTGCCATACCAATGCCGAATTTACCAAGAGTTGTCTGGTAACAAAGGCGTTCTACGGCTTCCAGAATCTGGCCGATGCCGAGCAGCAGCTGGATTTTCAGCGGTTTTGCCGGGAAAAGGCCGGCTGGCTCGACGATTTCGCGCTGTTTATTGCATTGCGTAACGTATTCGGCCACAAATGCTGGAACGAATGGCCGGAAGCATTGCGGCAACGCGAACCGAAAGCGTTGAGCGAATCCCGGCAATTATTGAAAGCGGTAATCGATTCGATCAAATTCGAACAATACGTGTTCTTCAAGCAATGGCATGAATTGAAGGATTATGCCGCCCGCCACGGCGTGCTGATGTTCGGCGACATTCCGATTTTCGTTTCCTACGACAGTGCCGACGTTTGGGCCAACCGGGACGTGTTCAAGCTGAACGCGGCCGGCGAGATGGAAGTGGTGGCCGGCGTGCCGCCGGATTATTTTTCCGAGTTCGGCCAGCGCTGGGGTAATCCGCATTACGACTGGGAGTATTTGCGGAAAACCGGTTTCAAGTGGTGGCTGGAGCGGATCGAATCGCAATACGAGATGTTCGATGTGCTCAGAATCGACCATTTCCGCGGACTCGAGGCGGCATGGGAAATTCCGGCTAACGAAGATACCGCGATCAATGGCCGCTGGGTCGTGGCGCCCGGGGCCGAGTTATTGGCCGAAATTCAACGCCATTTCGGCTCGCTATCGTTGGTTGCGGAAGATCTGGGCATCATCACTGCGGAAGTCGAAGCCTTGCGCGACGATTTCAGTTTGCCCGGCATGAAGATTTTGCAATTTGCCTTCGGCGACGACAGCCGCAACCCCTATTTGCCGTGCAATTACCATAAGAATTGCGTGGTGTATACCGGTACCCACGACAACGATACTACGTTAGGCTGGTTCGACGGGCTCAACGACGGCGAAAAGCAGCGCATTTACGACTACCTGGGCTGGTCCAGCCTGCCGATGCCGAGCGCGCTGATCCATGCCGCTATGGGATCGGTAGCCAATCTGGCGGTGATTCCGATGCAGGATATTTTGAAGCTAGGTTCGCCGGATCGGATGAATACGCCGGGGACCACCGAGGGTAATTGGCGCTGGCGCTTCGATTGGTCGCAATTGTCCGACGATAAAGCCGGACATTTTGCCCACTTAGTCAGGTTGTTCGGCCGCTGA
- the msrA gene encoding peptide-methionine (S)-S-oxide reductase MsrA translates to MSFLLKKTAMPTAEQALPGRSTPIASGSLHAVSGHCYHPPFPEHLQQAVFGMGCFWGAERKFWQQAGVYATAVGYAGGYTPNPTYQEVCSGLTGHAEVVLVVFDPHTVSYPALLAVFWESHNPTQGMRQGNDVGTQYRSAIYCYGEPQLAAANASLAAYQAALAGAGLPPITTEIRDAPPFYYAELEHQQYLAKNPDGYCGLGGLGICYPR, encoded by the coding sequence ATGTCTTTTCTACTCAAAAAAACCGCGATGCCCACGGCGGAACAAGCCCTGCCGGGCCGCTCCACGCCTATCGCCAGCGGCTCGCTACATGCTGTCAGCGGCCATTGTTACCATCCGCCGTTTCCGGAACATTTACAGCAAGCCGTGTTCGGCATGGGCTGCTTTTGGGGAGCGGAACGCAAGTTCTGGCAGCAGGCCGGAGTTTATGCCACCGCAGTCGGCTATGCCGGCGGTTATACGCCCAATCCGACTTATCAGGAAGTCTGCAGCGGCCTGACCGGCCACGCCGAGGTAGTACTGGTCGTATTCGATCCGCACACCGTCAGCTACCCTGCGCTGTTGGCCGTGTTTTGGGAATCGCACAATCCGACCCAAGGCATGCGCCAGGGCAACGACGTCGGCACCCAGTACCGTTCAGCCATTTACTGCTACGGCGAACCGCAACTTGCCGCCGCCAACGCCAGCCTGGCTGCATACCAGGCGGCATTGGCCGGCGCCGGCCTGCCGCCGATCACGACCGAAATCCGCGACGCGCCGCCGTTTTACTATGCCGAACTGGAACACCAGCAATATCTGGCGAAAAACCCGGACGGTTATTGCGGCCTCGGCGGACTGGGGATTTGTTACCCGCGCTGA